CGTTTTCTGCATAGCCCAAAGTCTTACCATGTAGCTTTCCATTTTCGTAAAGTGCTTTTTCAGCTACTTGCCCATTTAAATAATAAACAAATCGCGCACCTTCTAGCAATCCTTTATTATTATAATGTTCCAAGGTCATGATTTGCGTTCCATTATTATGGTAGTATTTCCAATCGCCAATATATGTTTTGTCTCGCATGAGCCCTTCACTTATTACTTTTCCTGTACTACCAAAAAAGGTCACTTTTGCAGTATCTGTATTGGGATTAAACTCACGTGTAGCAGTCAAAACGGCTTCCCCTTTAATATTTTTATAGAACTTAAACACGCCTATTTCTTTTCCATGTTGAAAAGCGCCTTCATAACGAACAACATTTGTTCCTTCAAAATTCTTTTTCCACTTACCGTCGCGTTTACCGTTGGCATCAAACTGATTAAATGTTTGCGCGAAACTCATAAAACCCATAAATAGTGCTAAAACAAATAGTATCTGCTTCATAATTATAACCTGTGTATTAAATATCTAAACGAAATAATATAGCATTTGTTATATCAAAAAAGCTGCCAATTAAGGCAGCTTGATTTTTTTATTTCTTACGCTTTTCTTGCGCTTGTTTCTGTAGTTCGGCTTGCTCCATCATATCAGCCATTTTCTTCTGAAACTTACTTTGTTTTTTCGGTTTCTTTTTATTGATCTGAATTTGAGCATGAATTTTATCTTCATCAAGAATGTAATTCTTAATTACCAACATAATTCCAATACTAATAACGTTAGAAATAAAGTAGTACAAACTTAAACCAGATGCATAATTATTAAAGAAGAATAACATCATTAATGGTGATATGTAAATCATGTACTTCATTAGTTTAGCCATATCTGGCATGCCCTCTTGAGTTGGTTGCGATGCCATTTGCTGTCCTGTTGTCATTTTCATATAAAAGAAAATAGCAATAGAGGCTAAAATTGGAAATAAACTAACGTGATCACCATACCACGGAATGGTAAATGGTAAATTGGCTACAATATCATAAGATGATAAATCGTCTGCCCATAGGAAACTTTTCTGTCTTAAATCGAAAGCCGATGGGAAAAACTGGAATAAAGCATAGAAAACGGGCAACTGTATTAAAGCTGGTAAACAACCACTCAACGGACTGGCACCTGCCTTATTTTGCAAAGCCATAGTTTCCTGCTGCGCTTTCATTTTATTATTCTTATGCTTCTCACGAATAGCATCTAATTCCGGTTTTAAAACTTTTAATTTTGCCTGCGACAGGAATTGCTTGTACTGAACAAATGATAATAAGAACTTTATTAAAATGGTCATTACAATAATAGCCACACCATATGGTAAAAAGCTTGCTAAAAAGGCAAATAATGGAACAAAAACATAACGGTTTATCCAACCGAAGATTCCCCAACCAAATGGAATACTATCTTCTAGACCAATATCATATTTCTGTAAAACCTTGTTGTCTGTTGGGCCAAAATAAAAGCCTAGTTCTTGATTTAACTCACCAGCATTTGCTTCTAAAGCAAATCTCGTTTGATAGGCCTTTGTAAACACCGTATCAACTTCTTCATTTTCCACTAGATCGGTTGAATTGAATTGCACGGATTTTAATGGCACTTTGGACGTTAAAATACTGCTAAAGAAATGCTGTCTGTACGACAACCAACTTACATCAACTTCTGTTTCTTCATCTTCACCCGTTGGGCTTAATTTATCAATTTTACCACCTTCATATTGATACGTTAATCGCGTGTATCGGTTTTCATAACTGATACTTTTATCATGACGATAGGTTTGTAATTGCCAGTCTAAATTTATGGGTTGCGAGCTATTAATAACATTACTTAAGCCTTGGGAACGGATTGTAAAATCAACCATATAATCATTTGGTTGAATTTCATAACGATATTCTAAAAACTGATTCGCAGATACTTTAAGTTTCATGGAAACGACCGTGTTTTCACCATTTTTAGTTACCGTTGGTTCAAAATATAAATCTTGGGTATTTAGAATGCGACTATCAGTGGTACCGAAATTAATATTAAAATCCGTATTCCCATCTTTTATAAGATAGATTGGGATGGAATCAAAATCGACAAACTTTTTTAATTTAACTTCAGATAAATATCCCCCTTTATTGCTAAATTTTAAATCTAAAACCTCCGTTTTCACTTCTGTTTCATTGGATTTTGCAGATGGCAGGCTTGCTGAATAGGCAAAAGCACCTAATTTATTTTGTAAGGCTACAAATTGGGTAGAATCTTGGGCGTTAGCTACTGAATAATCTTCCGCCGTTGTAACAGCAGTTTCTTTCTGATTTTGAGCTTGCTTTTCAGCTTCAACTTGCTCTTGTTTAGCGCGTTCTTGTTCTGCTAATTCCTCTGGAGTTGGCTGGTTGGCGTACATCATGTACACTAATATTCCAAAAATTAGGACAAACCCTATTATCGAATTCAGGTCAAATTTCTTTTCTTCCATATATTAAATT
Above is a window of Bizionia sp. M204 DNA encoding:
- a CDS encoding toxin-antitoxin system YwqK family antitoxin; translated protein: MKQILFVLALFMGFMSFAQTFNQFDANGKRDGKWKKNFEGTNVVRYEGAFQHGKEIGVFKFYKNIKGEAVLTATREFNPNTDTAKVTFFGSTGKVISEGLMRDKTYIGDWKYYHNNGTQIMTLEHYNNKGLLEGARFVYYLNGQVAEKALYENGKLHGKTLGYAENGTVIKEHHYKMGNLHGEAKFYNETGVLLVEGTYRNDQKHGIWKYYENGTLKEEKDFTPKSNNPYKKSN
- the yidC gene encoding membrane protein insertase YidC produces the protein MEEKKFDLNSIIGFVLIFGILVYMMYANQPTPEELAEQERAKQEQVEAEKQAQNQKETAVTTAEDYSVANAQDSTQFVALQNKLGAFAYSASLPSAKSNETEVKTEVLDLKFSNKGGYLSEVKLKKFVDFDSIPIYLIKDGNTDFNINFGTTDSRILNTQDLYFEPTVTKNGENTVVSMKLKVSANQFLEYRYEIQPNDYMVDFTIRSQGLSNVINSSQPINLDWQLQTYRHDKSISYENRYTRLTYQYEGGKIDKLSPTGEDEETEVDVSWLSYRQHFFSSILTSKVPLKSVQFNSTDLVENEEVDTVFTKAYQTRFALEANAGELNQELGFYFGPTDNKVLQKYDIGLEDSIPFGWGIFGWINRYVFVPLFAFLASFLPYGVAIIVMTILIKFLLSFVQYKQFLSQAKLKVLKPELDAIREKHKNNKMKAQQETMALQNKAGASPLSGCLPALIQLPVFYALFQFFPSAFDLRQKSFLWADDLSSYDIVANLPFTIPWYGDHVSLFPILASIAIFFYMKMTTGQQMASQPTQEGMPDMAKLMKYMIYISPLMMLFFFNNYASGLSLYYFISNVISIGIMLVIKNYILDEDKIHAQIQINKKKPKKQSKFQKKMADMMEQAELQKQAQEKRKK